The Chryseobacterium aureum genome contains a region encoding:
- a CDS encoding helix-turn-helix domain-containing protein, with the protein MKNILYLFLLFLFCYTISGQNFVTSKDSISAHKIIDTKIAEYRLLSSSNLVQATKKLLEMKMYCEKIHYKLGAMTSSMGLLISYYNIGDYKKTLEESRFVKKYAEDLHHFEYLSDVYRMRSNTYDELGLGNESFEELEKALEYSDKIQLRHVRLYKKALIYESYAGIYDKKRDTANIILYRKKSIAETQKIPNKNQLLMNAKYQNLAFQYADIGIIYSKLKMKDSADYYLNESLKILNNKKYNIYVNGRAILLNEMANYYISCKDYQKAILFARRAEALGKHLTMPYLRKDIYNTLFNSYAETGKEDSTKYYLKLYSSLTDSLNKSEKVSMMAPVKQIISDNEIENKTTIRNVIISSCILFVIIIGNGWIYLKRKHQIIHRRYEALISKINDEKELKAQSVEHEYLVNTKTKTSLTITDETTKSLIQKLNKFERSKKFLRKEISLTWLASNLGTNPKYLSEIIKTYRDKNFTNYINGLRINYIIKKLYEDPKYRKYKISYLAEECGYTTQRVFLNAFKNETGFTPSYFMKQLDAQDN; encoded by the coding sequence ATGAAAAATATACTTTACTTATTTCTTTTATTTTTATTCTGTTATACTATTTCAGGTCAAAATTTTGTTACTAGCAAAGATTCTATTTCAGCTCATAAAATAATTGACACTAAAATAGCAGAATACCGACTTTTATCATCTTCAAATCTAGTACAAGCCACAAAAAAGTTATTAGAAATGAAAATGTACTGTGAAAAAATTCATTATAAGTTAGGTGCAATGACTAGTTCTATGGGGTTGCTTATATCATATTATAATATTGGTGATTATAAGAAAACATTAGAAGAAAGCAGATTTGTTAAAAAATATGCGGAAGATTTACATCATTTTGAATATTTGTCTGATGTATACAGGATGAGATCAAACACTTACGATGAACTGGGACTTGGAAATGAAAGTTTTGAAGAACTTGAAAAGGCATTAGAGTACAGTGATAAAATACAGCTGAGGCATGTTAGACTGTATAAAAAAGCTCTAATTTATGAAAGTTACGCCGGTATTTATGATAAAAAACGAGACACCGCAAATATAATCCTATATAGAAAAAAAAGTATAGCAGAAACACAAAAAATTCCTAATAAAAATCAATTATTGATGAATGCAAAATACCAGAATTTAGCTTTTCAGTATGCTGATATTGGTATAATCTACAGTAAGCTAAAAATGAAAGATTCCGCAGATTACTACTTAAATGAATCATTAAAAATTCTTAATAACAAAAAATATAATATTTATGTGAATGGCCGGGCAATCTTACTAAACGAAATGGCAAATTACTACATTTCTTGCAAAGACTACCAAAAAGCTATTTTATTTGCCAGAAGGGCTGAAGCTCTTGGGAAACATTTAACCATGCCCTATTTAAGGAAGGATATTTACAATACTCTGTTTAATTCGTATGCAGAAACCGGAAAAGAGGATTCTACAAAATATTATTTAAAGTTATACAGCTCTCTGACGGACAGCCTTAATAAATCTGAAAAAGTTAGTATGATGGCTCCCGTTAAGCAGATCATTTCAGATAACGAAATTGAAAATAAAACTACTATTCGGAACGTAATAATCAGTTCCTGCATATTATTTGTCATCATAATTGGTAATGGATGGATATATTTGAAAAGAAAACATCAGATAATTCACCGCAGATATGAAGCGCTGATTTCAAAAATAAATGATGAAAAAGAACTCAAAGCCCAGTCAGTAGAACATGAATATTTAGTGAATACGAAGACTAAAACGTCTCTTACCATAACAGATGAAACCACGAAGAGTCTTATCCAGAAGCTTAACAAATTTGAAAGATCAAAAAAGTTCCTCAGAAAAGAAATCAGTCTTACCTGGCTTGCCAGTAATCTAGGGACCAATCCAAAATATCTTTCGGAAATTATTAAAACTTATAGAGATAAAAATTTCACCAATTATATAAACGGCCTCAGGATAAACTATATCATCAAAAAACTTTATGAGGATCCGAAGTACAGAAAATACAAAATAAGTTATCTTGCTGAAGAATGTGGTTATACAACTCAGCGTGTATTTTTAAATGCTTTTAAGAACGAAACAGGTTTCACCCCGTCGTATTTTATGAAGCAGTTGGATGCGCAGGATAATTAA
- a CDS encoding IS3 family transposase (programmed frameshift), producing MKQGRKIYDPAFKKQAVQLSYERSNISELARELGIEVTMLYKWRKDYQEFGEKSFPGKGNLKQTPEQEKIHELEKRLRDAELERDILKKGNRHFFQERSMKYEFIKNHESLFPIEKMCSVLKVSYSSYYKWKARPLSNRERRKREIKKQITSIYFASKQRYGSPRITVELDSSGFKTSRITVAKYMKELGLRSKLSRKFRVTTDSKHNYLIAENILNRNFLVGSPSQAWVSDITYLQTKDGFLYLTAIIDLFDRKVIGWSLSTGMSTTETSLAAWKMAVKNRKADSKLIFHSDRGVQYASKKFTNTLAFYGVKRSMSRKGNCWDNAVAESFFKSLKTELIYGNKLITREQMELEIFEYIEIWYNKKRRHSTLNYQTIEEFNNQNKIYKNVA from the exons ATGAAACAAGGGCGAAAAATCTATGATCCGGCTTTTAAAAAACAAGCAGTTCAATTGAGCTATGAGCGATCTAATATTTCGGAACTGGCAAGAGAGCTGGGTATTGAAGTAACGATGCTTTACAAATGGAGAAAAGATTATCAGGAATTCGGAGAAAAGAGTTTTCCTGGGAAGGGTAATCTCAAACAAACTCCAGAGCAGGAAAAAATTCATGAATTAGAAAAAAGACTTAGAGATGCAGAGCTTGAGCGTGATATATTAAAAAAAG GCAATCGCCATTTTTTCCAAGAGCGGTCGATGAAATACGAGTTCATTAAGAATCATGAATCTTTATTTCCGATTGAAAAAATGTGCAGTGTTTTAAAAGTAAGCTACAGTAGTTATTATAAATGGAAAGCAAGACCTCTTTCTAATAGAGAGAGACGAAAAAGAGAGATAAAAAAACAAATAACATCTATTTATTTTGCATCAAAGCAACGCTATGGAAGTCCCAGAATTACTGTAGAATTAGACTCATCAGGTTTTAAGACCTCCAGAATAACGGTTGCAAAATATATGAAAGAGCTTGGTTTAAGAAGTAAATTAAGCAGAAAATTTAGAGTAACAACAGATTCAAAACACAATTATTTGATTGCAGAGAACATCCTGAATAGAAACTTTTTGGTTGGCAGTCCATCCCAAGCTTGGGTCTCTGACATCACTTATCTCCAAACCAAAGATGGATTTTTATACCTGACAGCAATTATAGATTTGTTTGATCGAAAAGTAATTGGTTGGAGCTTAAGTACTGGGATGAGTACCACGGAGACAAGTTTAGCTGCCTGGAAAATGGCTGTCAAAAATAGAAAAGCGGACAGTAAATTAATTTTTCACTCAGACAGAGGTGTTCAGTATGCAAGTAAAAAATTCACAAATACTCTTGCTTTTTATGGAGTAAAAAGGAGTATGAGCAGAAAAGGGAATTGTTGGGATAACGCAGTGGCTGAAAGCTTCTTCAAGTCATTGAAAACAGAACTAATTTACGGAAACAAGCTTATCACAAGAGAACAGATGGAACTTGAAATTTTTGAATATATTGAAATATGGTACAATAAAAAAAGAAGGCACAGTACCCTGAATTATCAAACAATAGAAGAATTTAACAATCAAAATAAAATTTACAAAAATGTAGCTTAA
- a CDS encoding transposase, whose translation MIELKKIHIGKLIKLRVDESDIDILRICNFFNKTEVEITSMYLYEHLNTDDLLKWSKLLKYDFFRIYSQHLIFYSPQSSSVNNINTKLPRFRKNIYTKEIIDFIVGKIVKGEKSKEQVIKDYRIPKTTVYKWLTKYR comes from the coding sequence ATGATTGAGTTAAAAAAGATACATATAGGAAAACTTATCAAGCTGAGAGTTGATGAAAGTGATATTGATATCTTAAGAATTTGCAATTTTTTTAATAAGACAGAAGTAGAAATCACAAGTATGTATTTGTATGAACATCTCAATACAGATGATCTTTTAAAATGGTCAAAACTTTTAAAGTATGATTTCTTCAGAATCTATTCCCAGCATTTAATTTTTTACTCTCCTCAATCAAGCTCGGTCAATAATATAAATACTAAACTTCCAAGGTTTCGTAAAAATATTTATACCAAGGAGATCATAGATTTTATAGTGGGAAAAATAGTTAAAGGAGAAAAATCCAAAGAACAGGTAATTAAAGATTACAGAATTCCTAAAACAACTGTATATAAGTGGCTGACAAAATACAGATAA
- a CDS encoding GlxA family transcriptional regulator, with the protein MNTRFIFLILPEVHLMDLAGPAQTLHEAIEYGANFEIEYCNTDDTVVSSAGLPIPKINHFSQIEFNIGDFLMIPGADMSFLTSEKFKKNTQLKNWILSMYKRGVKVCSICSGAFVLAECGILDNVSCTTHFKRTEQLQDLYPKTKVQNNILFTQQSGIYTSAGIASGIDLTLHIIEELKGSYFSHLVARELVVYNRRNGLDKQQSDVFKFRNHIHSGIHKVQDWIIENIKKRMNLGNLADIAGMSERNFTRIFRKETGVTVNDYITQIRKEKINELLKNPDLSRPKIASEVGLKSERQVSRLMNINKQK; encoded by the coding sequence ATGAACACCCGATTTATATTTCTCATTCTTCCGGAAGTTCATTTAATGGATTTAGCCGGACCCGCTCAAACCTTGCACGAAGCTATTGAATATGGGGCTAATTTTGAAATTGAATATTGCAATACAGATGATACTGTGGTTTCATCAGCAGGATTACCCATTCCGAAAATAAACCATTTTTCACAGATTGAATTTAATATTGGCGATTTTTTAATGATTCCGGGAGCAGATATGAGTTTTTTAACGTCTGAAAAATTTAAAAAGAATACTCAGCTTAAAAATTGGATTCTCTCAATGTATAAAAGAGGAGTTAAAGTTTGCAGCATTTGTTCTGGTGCTTTTGTATTGGCTGAGTGCGGCATTTTGGACAATGTATCCTGCACAACACATTTTAAAAGAACGGAACAGTTGCAGGATCTGTATCCTAAAACAAAAGTTCAGAATAATATTCTTTTTACACAGCAAAGCGGTATCTACACAAGTGCCGGAATTGCATCGGGAATTGACCTCACACTTCATATTATAGAAGAACTGAAAGGAAGCTATTTTTCTCATCTCGTTGCAAGAGAACTTGTAGTGTACAACAGAAGAAATGGTCTTGACAAACAGCAAAGTGATGTTTTCAAATTCAGAAATCATATTCATTCCGGAATCCATAAGGTACAGGATTGGATTATCGAAAATATTAAAAAACGAATGAATCTTGGTAACCTTGCGGATATTGCTGGTATGAGTGAAAGAAACTTTACAAGAATTTTCCGGAAAGAAACGGGAGTTACAGTAAACGACTACATCACTCAAATAAGAAAAGAAAAAATCAATGAACTTTTGAAAAATCCTGATTTATCAAGACCAAAAATCGCTTCAGAGGTAGGTTTAAAAAGTGAAAGACAAGTAAGCAGGTTAATGAATATAAATAAGCAGAAATGA
- a CDS encoding DJ-1/PfpI family protein, with protein sequence MMKKNVAILIFDDAEVLDFSGPFEVFSVTSQINEDLFYNVFTISEKTDLIKAVNGLKVQPDFSTENHPHIDILILSGGQGTKTIMNNERLLNWIYSVYNRGSLIVSICSGSRLIGKLGLLNEKKYCTHHQVYDSMEQIVINGFPQKHKRFVQSDERIYTSGGISAGIDLSFHIIQKELGENIAQKTADYMEYRVQYL encoded by the coding sequence ATGATGAAAAAAAATGTAGCAATATTGATCTTTGATGACGCCGAAGTTTTGGATTTTTCCGGCCCTTTTGAAGTTTTCTCTGTCACCTCACAAATTAATGAAGACCTTTTTTATAACGTTTTTACGATCTCAGAAAAAACAGACTTGATAAAAGCAGTAAATGGCTTGAAAGTTCAGCCAGATTTTTCAACAGAAAACCATCCTCACATTGATATTCTCATCCTATCCGGAGGACAAGGAACGAAAACGATCATGAATAACGAACGTCTTCTGAACTGGATTTATTCCGTTTATAACAGAGGTTCTTTAATTGTAAGCATCTGTTCCGGCTCCAGATTAATAGGAAAATTAGGCTTATTAAATGAAAAAAAATACTGTACTCATCATCAGGTATATGACAGTATGGAGCAAATTGTTATCAATGGTTTTCCCCAAAAGCACAAACGATTCGTTCAATCAGACGAACGTATTTACACTTCCGGAGGAATATCAGCTGGAATTGATTTGTCATTTCATATTATTCAAAAAGAATTAGGAGAAAATATAGCCCAAAAAACCGCCGATTATATGGAATATCGAGTTCAATATCTATAA
- a CDS encoding transposase, producing MLPQNVLKALVYGYLSNIYSSRKMDKILKVDICFIRFSTMSRNE from the coding sequence GTGTTACCTCAAAATGTTTTGAAAGCTTTGGTTTATGGCTATTTAAGCAATATTTATTCAAGTCGCAAAATGGATAAGATTTTGAAAGTAGACATCTGTTTTATCCGGTTTTCAACCATGAGCCGAAATGAATGA
- a CDS encoding porin family protein gives MKKQLLSICIVLGTMTFAQSSDGPRFGLKAGGNLSSLTSSDTKSKIGFYAGAFVNVPLSETFSLQPEVIYSQQGAKIKGNYEMSNFTIKNMQQNLGYINVPVMLQYNATPDLYLEAGPEFGILVSAQAKGDINGSTYKASNKDNLKNFNLGAGIGLGYKFTPHLGVNIRYIAGITKIVKDEFGDSSKNTNFQLGLNFYF, from the coding sequence ATGAAAAAACAATTATTAAGTATTTGCATAGTTTTGGGAACTATGACATTTGCACAATCTTCAGACGGACCAAGATTTGGACTTAAGGCAGGAGGAAATCTTTCAAGTTTAACCAGCAGTGATACCAAGTCTAAAATCGGATTTTATGCCGGAGCTTTTGTTAATGTCCCTTTATCTGAGACCTTCAGTCTCCAGCCAGAGGTTATTTACAGCCAACAGGGTGCAAAAATAAAAGGCAATTATGAGATGTCGAACTTTACAATTAAGAACATGCAACAAAACCTGGGGTATATCAATGTTCCTGTAATGCTTCAATATAATGCCACTCCTGATTTATATCTGGAAGCAGGCCCTGAATTTGGTATTCTCGTAAGTGCCCAGGCGAAAGGCGATATTAATGGCAGCACCTATAAGGCAAGTAATAAGGATAATTTAAAAAACTTTAATTTAGGAGCCGGAATCGGGCTAGGATATAAATTTACCCCACACTTAGGAGTGAATATCCGTTATATTGCGGGGATAACTAAAATTGTAAAAGATGAGTTTGGAGATTCTTCAAAAAATACGAATTTCCAATTAGGTCTGAATTTTTATTTTTAA